The following coding sequences are from one Frigoribacterium sp. Leaf415 window:
- the hpt gene encoding hypoxanthine phosphoribosyltransferase: MELSDIEADLTSVLYTEEQIHAKIAEVARQVEADYVGREPLLVGVLKGAVMVMADFSRELKLASAMDWMAVSSYGSGTKSSGVVRILKDLDSDLHGRDVIIVEDIIDSGLTLSWLLENLQKRGAASVEIFALFRKPAAAKVAVDVKYVGFEIPNDFVIGYGLDYDEKYRNLRGVGVLAPHVYS; this comes from the coding sequence ATGGAACTCAGCGACATCGAGGCCGACCTGACCAGCGTGCTCTACACCGAAGAGCAGATCCACGCCAAGATCGCCGAGGTCGCGCGGCAGGTCGAGGCCGACTACGTCGGCCGCGAACCGCTGCTGGTGGGCGTGCTCAAGGGCGCCGTCATGGTGATGGCCGACTTCTCGCGCGAGCTCAAGCTGGCCTCGGCGATGGACTGGATGGCCGTCTCGTCGTACGGCTCGGGCACCAAGTCGTCGGGCGTCGTGCGCATCCTCAAAGACCTCGACAGCGACCTGCACGGCCGTGACGTCATCATCGTCGAGGACATCATCGACTCGGGCCTGACCCTGTCGTGGTTGCTCGAGAACCTGCAGAAGCGCGGCGCCGCGTCGGTCGAGATCTTCGCCCTCTTCCGCAAGCCGGCCGCCGCCAAGGTCGCGGTCGACGTCAAGTACGTCGGCTTCGAGATCCCCAACGACTTCGTCATCGGCTACGGCCTCGACTACGACGAGAAGTACCGCAACCTGCGCGGTGTCGGGGTGCTGGCCCCGCACGTCTACAGCTAG
- the tilS gene encoding tRNA lysidine(34) synthetase TilS, with protein sequence MPDRPRLTPATADVRRAVRASLSGHDEGDLVLVALSGGPDSLALAAGLAFEAPRAGLRAGAVVVDHDLQGDSRTVAARAADQARGLGLDPVVVVRVSVGTEGGPEAAARTARYEALSSVAAEQGARTVLLGHTRDDQAETVLLGLTRGSGATSLSGMEARSGLYARPLLAVGRSTTASACTDAGLEAWADPHNDDPTFTRVRLRQTVLPMLERELGPGITEALARTADALREDSSALDHFADELAEELADHAEAGISLDVRGLAANPAALRQRLIRLAVQSEFGVSLSRVQTLEVARLVTDWHGQGAVSLPGITVERTGGALHFSATGAS encoded by the coding sequence ATGCCCGACAGACCCCGCCTGACCCCCGCGACGGCCGACGTCCGACGTGCCGTGCGCGCCTCCTTGTCCGGTCACGACGAGGGCGACCTGGTGCTGGTCGCCCTGAGCGGCGGACCGGACTCGCTCGCGCTCGCGGCGGGTCTCGCCTTCGAGGCGCCGCGTGCGGGGTTGCGCGCCGGGGCCGTCGTCGTCGACCACGACCTGCAGGGCGACTCACGCACCGTCGCGGCGCGCGCGGCCGACCAGGCGCGCGGCCTCGGGCTCGATCCCGTCGTCGTCGTGCGCGTCTCGGTGGGCACCGAGGGCGGCCCCGAGGCGGCGGCCCGCACGGCCCGCTACGAGGCGCTGTCCTCCGTCGCCGCCGAGCAGGGCGCCCGCACCGTGCTGCTCGGCCACACCCGAGACGACCAGGCCGAGACGGTGCTGCTCGGCCTCACCCGTGGCAGCGGCGCGACGAGCCTGAGCGGCATGGAGGCGCGCTCGGGCCTCTACGCCCGCCCCCTGCTGGCCGTCGGTCGCTCGACCACGGCGTCGGCGTGCACCGACGCCGGCCTCGAGGCCTGGGCCGATCCGCACAACGACGACCCGACGTTCACGCGGGTGCGGCTGCGGCAGACCGTCCTGCCGATGCTCGAGCGCGAGCTGGGCCCGGGCATCACCGAGGCGCTCGCGCGCACGGCGGACGCCCTGCGCGAGGACTCCTCCGCCCTCGACCACTTCGCCGACGAACTGGCCGAAGAGCTCGCCGACCACGCCGAGGCGGGCATCTCGCTCGACGTCCGCGGGCTCGCCGCGAACCCGGCGGCCCTGCGCCAGCGACTCATCCGGCTCGCGGTGCAGAGCGAGTTCGGCGTCTCGCTCAGCCGCGTCCAGACCCTCGAGGTCGCCCGGCTGGTGACCGACTGGCACGGGCAGGGGGCGGTGTCGCTGCCGGGCATTACAGTGGAACGCACCGGAGGCGCGCTGCACTTCTCGGCGACCGGCGCCTCCTGA
- the ppa gene encoding inorganic diphosphatase, giving the protein MAAYDAVIEIPKGSRNKYEVDHETGRVYLDRVLFTGFVYPTDYGFFENTLGLDGDPVDVLVLLDYPLFPGVGVKVRPVGVFNMTDDGGSDAKVIAVPAKDPRWEHIQDVTDVPEYLRKEIEHFFEHYKDLEPGKWVKTEGWGDAAEAEAIVEAGITKLADEGH; this is encoded by the coding sequence ATGGCCGCGTACGACGCCGTGATCGAGATCCCCAAAGGCAGCCGCAACAAGTACGAGGTCGACCACGAGACCGGTCGCGTCTACCTCGACCGCGTCCTGTTCACCGGGTTCGTCTACCCGACCGACTACGGCTTCTTCGAGAACACGCTGGGCCTCGACGGCGACCCCGTCGACGTGCTCGTGCTGCTCGACTACCCGCTCTTCCCGGGCGTGGGCGTCAAGGTGCGTCCGGTCGGCGTCTTCAACATGACCGACGACGGCGGCAGCGACGCCAAGGTCATCGCCGTCCCCGCGAAGGACCCGCGCTGGGAGCACATCCAGGACGTCACCGACGTGCCCGAGTACCTCCGCAAAGAGATCGAGCACTTCTTCGAGCACTACAAGGACCTCGAGCCCGGCAAGTGGGTCAAGACCGAGGGCTGGGGCGACGCCGCCGAGGCCGAGGCCATCGTCGAGGCCGGCATCACGAAGCTGGCCGACGAGGGGCACTGA
- a CDS encoding M23 family metallopeptidase → MTTTRRPGRARLASLTSGPLAPSSRLARVVVSIAAASLLLTAGVVGLPASSATAASYPSWEDVQKARGDETAKQAEITNLEGILTQMQADLDAKNTEAEKRGDELQKAQSAYDDAQYKTTQLQSQADAADEVAAASEERAGQLAAQLGRSGGTNGVSGSLIADPGEAGQLLYKLGAMSKLTEQADGIYAQATQDRNTAQGLSDQAAVAEAALAVLADTAQQALADANDAAQAASDALAAQQENQARLQAQLETLKTNVDHTEAEYQKGVEESRAAAAAAAAATNGTALGVVSPQGWTRPAGGNISSGFGMRVNPVTHAYILHAGTDLAAGCNSPIYAATAGVVTYAGWYGGYGNFVLIDHGNGVTTGYGHQPNGGIMVSVGQAVGTGQQIGHVGSTGNSTGCHLHFETRVGGVAQNPQPFMADRGIRL, encoded by the coding sequence ATGACCACCACCCGCCGACCCGGTCGAGCCCGCCTGGCGAGCCTCACGTCGGGTCCCCTCGCGCCGTCGTCGCGGCTCGCCCGCGTCGTCGTCTCGATCGCCGCCGCGTCCCTGCTGCTCACCGCGGGCGTCGTCGGACTGCCGGCGTCCTCGGCCACCGCCGCGTCCTACCCGTCGTGGGAGGACGTCCAGAAGGCCCGGGGCGACGAGACCGCCAAGCAGGCCGAGATCACCAACCTCGAGGGCATCCTCACCCAGATGCAGGCGGACCTCGACGCCAAGAACACCGAGGCCGAGAAGCGCGGCGACGAGCTGCAGAAGGCCCAGTCCGCGTACGACGACGCGCAGTACAAGACCACGCAGCTGCAGTCGCAGGCCGACGCCGCCGACGAGGTGGCCGCCGCCAGCGAGGAGCGCGCGGGTCAGCTCGCCGCGCAGCTCGGTCGCTCCGGCGGAACGAACGGCGTCAGCGGCAGCCTGATCGCCGACCCGGGTGAGGCCGGGCAGCTGCTCTACAAGCTCGGCGCGATGAGCAAGCTCACCGAGCAGGCCGACGGCATCTACGCGCAGGCCACCCAGGACCGCAACACCGCCCAGGGGCTCAGCGACCAGGCCGCCGTCGCCGAGGCCGCCCTCGCCGTGCTGGCCGACACGGCACAGCAGGCCCTGGCCGACGCGAACGACGCCGCCCAGGCCGCGAGCGACGCCCTCGCCGCGCAGCAGGAGAACCAGGCGCGGCTCCAGGCCCAGCTCGAGACCCTCAAGACCAACGTCGACCACACCGAGGCCGAGTACCAGAAAGGCGTCGAGGAGTCCCGCGCGGCAGCGGCGGCCGCAGCGGCGGCGACCAACGGCACGGCGCTCGGAGTCGTCTCGCCCCAGGGCTGGACGCGCCCCGCCGGCGGCAACATCTCGAGCGGCTTCGGCATGCGCGTCAACCCGGTGACGCACGCGTACATCCTGCACGCGGGCACCGACCTCGCCGCGGGCTGCAACTCGCCGATCTACGCGGCGACCGCGGGCGTCGTCACCTACGCCGGCTGGTACGGCGGCTACGGCAACTTCGTGCTCATCGACCACGGCAACGGCGTCACGACCGGCTACGGCCACCAGCCGAACGGCGGCATCATGGTCAGCGTCGGCCAGGCGGTCGGCACCGGCCAGCAGATCGGTCACGTCGGCTCGACCGGCAACTCGACCGGGTGCCACCTGCACTTCGAGACCCGCGTCGGCGGCGTCGCGCAGAACCCGCAGCCGTTCATGGCCGACCGCGGCATCCGCCTGTAG
- a CDS encoding glycosyltransferase family 39 protein, whose amino-acid sequence MSIGHDPAVVSLRSRWLDPLVAGLAALLLGAAFSWVPSYWSDEATTLQVARLPLGELLAFVHQRDAVHTVYYLVMHFWVGAFGEAEVATRFPSAVFVGAGAAGVLVLTRMLTTRRTALLAAALFAVLPRFTLEAAEARPYALSAALAVWVTVLLLVASRRHRRRWWIGYGAVLAGSIATFVPLGLIIVVHGVFLLLAPAQRRRRGARHRLLGWSVSTGAALFVTSPVIGTVLAERSRLLGVADPSTGADVTWWTVLVEPWFVTGLAFAVVSAVLLILLGTRLRDRSRTPGSVVLLGALWVALPAGLLLALGLVLSPVYTSRLVTFSAPGMCLLLAVAVTGFRRRWISIALVALLVAASVPTYVLQRLPTGKGGGSDLSQLSSYIESQARPGDAFLLDATGTVSTRPRQAIYAYPERFAELDDVAFVRSGLPSGSYSDVTLRLDDEDDAVELADRLSSVNRLWIARLSVDVLSEADLRQLRDEGYEIRQEHRTGRSVVYLFARPPG is encoded by the coding sequence GTGAGCATCGGACACGACCCGGCGGTCGTCTCCCTCCGCAGCCGCTGGCTCGACCCGCTCGTCGCCGGCCTCGCGGCTCTGCTGCTCGGTGCCGCGTTCAGCTGGGTGCCCTCGTACTGGAGCGACGAGGCGACGACGCTGCAGGTGGCGCGCCTTCCCCTCGGCGAGTTGCTGGCGTTCGTCCACCAGCGCGACGCGGTGCACACGGTCTACTACCTCGTCATGCACTTCTGGGTCGGCGCCTTCGGTGAGGCCGAGGTGGCCACGAGGTTCCCGTCGGCCGTCTTCGTCGGGGCCGGCGCCGCCGGGGTGCTCGTCCTGACGCGCATGCTGACCACCCGGCGTACGGCCCTGCTGGCCGCCGCCCTCTTCGCGGTGCTGCCCCGCTTCACGCTCGAGGCCGCCGAAGCCCGTCCCTACGCACTCTCGGCCGCACTGGCCGTCTGGGTGACCGTGCTGCTGCTCGTGGCGTCCCGGCGTCACCGCCGACGCTGGTGGATCGGGTACGGCGCGGTCCTCGCCGGGTCGATCGCGACCTTCGTCCCCCTCGGCCTGATCATCGTGGTGCACGGCGTCTTCCTGCTGTTGGCGCCGGCACAGCGCCGACGTCGGGGAGCCCGCCACCGCCTCCTCGGCTGGTCCGTCTCGACCGGGGCGGCCTTGTTCGTGACCTCGCCGGTGATCGGGACGGTCCTCGCCGAGCGCTCGCGCCTCCTGGGGGTGGCCGACCCCTCGACGGGCGCCGACGTCACCTGGTGGACGGTCCTGGTCGAACCGTGGTTCGTCACGGGCCTGGCCTTCGCCGTCGTGTCGGCGGTCCTGCTCATCCTGCTCGGCACCCGCCTGCGTGACCGCTCGCGGACGCCGGGCAGCGTGGTGTTGCTCGGCGCGCTCTGGGTCGCGCTGCCCGCCGGGCTGCTGCTCGCGTTGGGGCTCGTCCTGTCGCCCGTGTACACGTCGAGACTCGTGACCTTCTCGGCACCGGGCATGTGCCTGCTGCTGGCCGTGGCCGTCACCGGGTTCCGACGGCGCTGGATCAGCATCGCCCTCGTCGCCCTGCTGGTGGCGGCCTCGGTCCCGACGTACGTGCTGCAACGGCTGCCGACCGGCAAGGGGGGCGGCAGCGACCTCTCCCAGCTCTCGAGCTACATCGAGAGCCAGGCCCGCCCGGGCGACGCGTTCCTGCTCGACGCGACCGGCACCGTGTCGACGCGACCCCGCCAGGCGATCTACGCCTACCCGGAGCGCTTCGCCGAGCTCGACGATGTCGCCTTCGTGCGGTCGGGGCTGCCGTCGGGCTCGTACTCGGACGTCACCCTGCGTCTCGACGACGAGGACGACGCCGTCGAGCTGGCCGACCGGCTGTCGTCGGTCAACCGCCTGTGGATCGCACGACTCTCGGTCGACGTCCTCAGCGAGGCCGACCTGCGCCAGCTGCGCGACGAGGGGTACGAGATCCGGCAGGAGCACCGCACCGGACGCAGCGTCGTCTACCTCTTCGCGCGGCCGCCGGGCTGA
- the ddaH gene encoding dimethylargininase, which yields MSLTIEPSDLPDATARRDAARVASHRTILMCRPEHFTVSYKINPWMDPTQPTDTSLALAQWQTLYDTYVGLGFDVELIDPEEGLPDMVYAANGGFVLDGVAYGARFTYPERQAEGPAYMRWFASAGFEVAEPAETNEGEGDFLLVGDVILAGTGFRSDSSSHDEIGRVFGREVVSLTLVNPSFYHLDTAIAVLDPEPVDGRHTIAYLESAFDDASLAILRQRFPDAILVSEEDAAILGLNSYSDGYNVVIAARATGFERQLRERGYNPIGVDLSELLLGGGGVKCCTLELRR from the coding sequence GTGAGCCTGACGATCGAACCTTCCGACCTGCCCGACGCGACCGCCCGACGGGACGCCGCCCGTGTGGCGAGCCACCGGACCATCTTGATGTGCCGACCGGAGCACTTCACCGTCAGCTACAAGATCAACCCGTGGATGGACCCCACCCAGCCGACCGACACCTCGTTGGCGCTGGCCCAGTGGCAGACCCTCTACGACACCTATGTCGGACTCGGATTCGACGTCGAGCTTATCGACCCCGAAGAGGGCCTGCCGGACATGGTCTACGCGGCCAACGGCGGCTTCGTCCTCGACGGCGTCGCGTACGGTGCGCGCTTCACCTACCCCGAGCGCCAGGCCGAGGGCCCGGCCTACATGCGCTGGTTCGCCTCGGCCGGCTTCGAGGTGGCCGAGCCCGCCGAGACCAACGAGGGCGAGGGGGACTTCCTGCTGGTCGGCGACGTCATCCTGGCCGGCACGGGCTTCCGCAGCGACTCGAGTTCGCACGACGAGATCGGTCGCGTCTTCGGGCGCGAGGTCGTCAGCCTCACCCTCGTGAACCCGAGCTTCTACCACCTCGACACCGCCATCGCCGTGCTCGACCCCGAGCCGGTGGACGGCCGTCACACCATCGCGTACCTCGAGAGCGCCTTCGACGACGCCTCGCTCGCGATCCTGCGGCAGCGCTTCCCCGACGCGATCCTCGTCAGCGAGGAGGACGCGGCCATCCTCGGCCTCAACTCGTACTCGGACGGCTACAACGTCGTGATCGCCGCCCGGGCGACCGGCTTCGAGCGTCAGCTGCGCGAGCGCGGCTACAACCCGATCGGCGTCGACCTCTCCGAGCTGCTGCTCGGCGGCGGTGGCGTCAAGTGCTGCACCCTCGAGCTGCGTCGCTGA
- a CDS encoding Lrp/AsnC family transcriptional regulator, protein MDNLDYGIIDLLRQNARAGYGDIGASVGLSASAVKRRVDRLVADGVIKGFTVQVDPAVDGLGTEAYVELFCRGTVSPQELQRILGTVPEVVDAGTVTGSADAIVHMRSRDIPSLEEALERVRNAPNVDHTRSAIVLSKLISRRSA, encoded by the coding sequence GTGGACAATCTCGACTACGGCATCATCGACCTCCTGCGCCAGAACGCCCGTGCCGGGTACGGCGACATCGGCGCCTCGGTCGGCCTCAGTGCCTCGGCGGTCAAACGTCGCGTCGACCGTCTCGTCGCCGACGGGGTGATCAAGGGCTTCACCGTGCAGGTCGACCCCGCCGTCGACGGGCTCGGCACCGAGGCCTACGTCGAGCTGTTCTGCCGCGGCACCGTCTCGCCCCAAGAACTGCAGCGCATCCTCGGCACGGTGCCCGAGGTCGTCGACGCCGGCACGGTGACCGGCAGTGCCGACGCCATCGTCCACATGCGCAGCCGCGACATCCCGTCGCTCGAGGAAGCCCTCGAGCGCGTCCGCAACGCCCCGAACGTCGACCACACGCGCAGCGCGATCGTGCTGTCGAAACTCATCAGCCGCCGCTCGGCCTGA
- a CDS encoding proline dehydrogenase family protein yields MSDVHADEVTQQTVETARRWWDAARAVPVQGPAARLTEVLRDPRGLDFARDFADRVVRPEDDRAAASALDSLSRRTPALLPWHLRAAISFGGGFGPLAPKPIMPVARRTLRHMVGHLLVDAPPEKLTQALAGLRGDGVRLDLTAWGPVVSGPTQAERRVAAVRALIERPDVERVTTTVRELVGPTSPWSFDETSDLAESRLGPLLELAASTGTLLTLGVDRHADVDLTIDVFTRLLDRPGLESVTAGIVVQSYVPEALDSLRLLTDWARDRVDRGGAPISVRLVKGGSRRDEIVDARLHDWPVVTFEAKHETDASHLRLVEFALRPENAAVARVGLAGHDVFDLAHAVTVARRHGTDHLLDVEMWLGSAPGLAEVVRSELGSLVLQAPVIVSGEFDSAVRHLVGRLDALADPEGFLSSTLDVDHEAAFAREARRHDRAVATVAELPSVPRRRRDRSGPLDEGPDHVVDFAAEADTDPSLDGNRRWARGVLGRARRSVAGVETADAAPSLGAASSGDGAFDDGALDDAALDDAALEALVTRASSAGAAWGGQDPETRAELLDLAGRELALRRSRLVEVSVSESGSTLSEADHEVGAAVDSAHRLAILTRDLATVDTAEHRPPRLTVVVPDLVTPVASTVEGVLAAFGAGSAVVVHLPPGRRRAVAVVAEALWAVGVPDSLLALVVADDPDHERALLTHPVVDRVVGHAPVETAVGLRDARPDLDLAVRTRGVTSLVVTPSADLELAAADVVASVVDHAGRGHGALDLVLAVGSVGHGETFRRLLREAFEAVVVGPADDVATVMGPLASAPTGSELDALTVLGPGETWLLEPRPLDAAGALCSPGVRDGVDPRGAFASSTHGVPVVGIVTVETLAEAVAVQNAESGGDVAGLHSLDVDEIDEWLHTVRAGDLVVGGPTTGARVRRRPTGGWGRRAIGRGLKPGGPNALIGQGAWRHRPHDPRPSLRLHDVSEGVTRLVDAARPTLSFEQFDSLRTAVESDQRAWQSEFGLARDVTGLVVERNVLRYRPHPVTVRLSSGADPSALVRLVAAGARAGSTLAISSAVPLPAGLVHLWRASSSPVRVRDVVVESDEAFVARAAAGALQGTTAEATGPDVLDLLAEAAGGERAATDEARVDDSRPAPSPEAVAAYRGLRIRLIGGDPAAVARALQGSPDVTIFSGEVTEEGRIELLAFVREQSVSLTAHRYGRLDPALADLRL; encoded by the coding sequence ATGTCCGATGTGCACGCCGACGAAGTCACGCAGCAGACCGTCGAGACAGCCCGCCGCTGGTGGGACGCCGCGCGTGCCGTCCCGGTGCAGGGTCCGGCCGCCCGTCTGACCGAGGTGCTGCGCGACCCCCGCGGGCTCGACTTCGCCCGCGACTTCGCCGACCGCGTCGTCCGACCCGAAGACGACCGTGCGGCCGCGTCCGCACTCGACTCGCTCAGCCGACGCACGCCGGCCCTGCTGCCCTGGCACCTGCGGGCGGCGATCTCGTTCGGCGGGGGATTCGGTCCGCTCGCACCCAAGCCGATCATGCCGGTCGCGCGGCGGACGCTGCGCCACATGGTCGGGCACCTGCTCGTCGACGCACCACCCGAGAAGCTCACGCAGGCCCTCGCCGGACTGCGGGGCGACGGCGTCCGGCTCGACCTGACCGCCTGGGGGCCCGTGGTGTCGGGGCCGACCCAGGCCGAGCGGCGGGTCGCCGCGGTCCGGGCCCTGATCGAGCGGCCCGACGTCGAGCGCGTCACGACGACCGTCCGCGAGCTCGTCGGTCCGACCTCGCCCTGGTCCTTCGACGAGACGAGCGACCTGGCTGAGTCGAGGCTCGGGCCCCTGCTCGAGCTCGCGGCGTCGACGGGCACCCTCCTCACCCTCGGCGTCGACCGGCACGCCGACGTCGACCTGACGATCGACGTCTTCACGCGACTGCTCGACCGACCCGGGCTCGAGTCCGTCACGGCGGGCATCGTCGTCCAGTCGTACGTCCCCGAGGCGCTCGACTCGCTGCGGCTGCTCACCGACTGGGCCCGGGACCGTGTCGATCGGGGCGGCGCCCCGATCTCGGTCCGGCTGGTGAAGGGCGGGTCACGCCGCGACGAGATCGTCGACGCCCGCCTGCACGACTGGCCCGTCGTCACCTTCGAGGCCAAGCACGAGACCGACGCCAGCCACCTCCGGCTGGTCGAGTTCGCCCTGAGGCCCGAGAACGCCGCGGTCGCCCGGGTCGGACTCGCGGGTCACGACGTCTTCGACCTGGCCCATGCCGTCACGGTCGCCCGTCGCCACGGCACCGACCACCTGCTCGACGTCGAGATGTGGCTGGGGTCCGCGCCCGGTCTCGCCGAGGTCGTCCGCTCCGAGCTCGGTTCGCTCGTCCTCCAGGCGCCGGTGATCGTCTCCGGCGAGTTCGACTCCGCCGTGCGACACCTGGTGGGCCGGCTGGACGCGCTCGCCGACCCCGAGGGATTCCTCTCGAGCACCCTCGACGTCGACCACGAGGCCGCGTTCGCCCGCGAGGCTCGTCGGCACGACCGCGCCGTCGCGACCGTGGCCGAGCTGCCCTCCGTGCCCCGGCGGCGACGAGACCGGTCCGGGCCGCTAGACGAGGGTCCCGACCACGTCGTCGACTTCGCGGCCGAGGCCGACACCGATCCCTCGCTCGACGGCAACCGCCGGTGGGCCCGGGGTGTGCTCGGGCGCGCCCGTCGGTCGGTCGCCGGCGTCGAGACCGCCGACGCGGCCCCCTCCCTCGGGGCCGCGTCCTCCGGGGACGGAGCCTTCGACGACGGAGCCCTCGACGACGCGGCCCTCGACGACGCAGCCCTCGAGGCGCTGGTGACCCGCGCCTCCTCGGCCGGGGCGGCCTGGGGCGGCCAAGACCCCGAGACCCGCGCCGAGCTGCTCGACCTCGCGGGCCGAGAGCTCGCCCTGCGGCGCTCGCGCCTCGTCGAGGTGTCCGTCAGCGAGTCCGGCTCGACCCTGTCCGAGGCCGACCACGAGGTCGGCGCGGCCGTCGACTCGGCCCACCGGCTGGCGATCCTGACCCGCGACCTCGCGACCGTCGACACGGCCGAGCACCGGCCCCCGCGGCTGACGGTCGTCGTGCCCGACCTCGTCACACCCGTCGCCAGCACGGTCGAGGGGGTGCTCGCGGCGTTCGGCGCCGGCAGCGCGGTCGTCGTCCACCTGCCCCCCGGCCGGCGGCGGGCGGTCGCCGTCGTCGCGGAAGCGCTCTGGGCGGTCGGCGTCCCCGACTCGCTCCTGGCCCTGGTCGTCGCCGACGACCCCGACCACGAACGGGCCCTGCTGACGCACCCCGTGGTCGACCGGGTCGTCGGCCACGCGCCGGTCGAGACGGCCGTCGGCCTCCGCGACGCGCGCCCCGACCTCGACCTCGCCGTGCGGACCCGGGGGGTCACCTCGCTCGTTGTCACCCCCTCGGCCGACCTCGAGCTCGCCGCCGCCGACGTCGTCGCGAGCGTCGTCGACCACGCCGGCCGCGGCCACGGCGCCCTCGACCTCGTGCTCGCCGTCGGTTCCGTCGGTCACGGCGAGACGTTCCGCCGCCTGCTGCGCGAGGCCTTCGAGGCGGTCGTCGTCGGTCCGGCCGACGACGTCGCCACCGTGATGGGGCCGCTCGCCTCCGCCCCGACCGGGTCCGAGCTCGACGCCCTGACCGTGCTCGGCCCCGGCGAGACCTGGCTGCTCGAGCCGCGTCCCCTCGACGCGGCCGGGGCCCTCTGCTCACCGGGCGTGCGCGACGGTGTCGACCCCCGGGGTGCCTTCGCCTCGAGCACGCACGGGGTCCCCGTCGTCGGCATCGTCACCGTCGAGACCCTCGCCGAGGCGGTCGCGGTGCAGAACGCCGAGAGCGGCGGCGACGTGGCGGGCCTGCACTCCCTCGACGTCGACGAGATCGACGAATGGCTGCACACCGTGCGGGCGGGCGACCTCGTCGTCGGCGGTCCGACGACGGGCGCGCGGGTGCGCCGCCGGCCCACCGGCGGGTGGGGTCGACGGGCGATCGGTCGGGGCCTCAAGCCCGGTGGCCCGAACGCCCTGATCGGCCAGGGGGCCTGGCGCCACCGGCCCCACGACCCGCGCCCCTCGCTGCGCCTGCACGACGTCTCCGAGGGGGTCACCCGCCTGGTCGACGCGGCCCGACCCACCTTGTCGTTCGAGCAGTTCGACTCGCTCCGCACGGCCGTCGAGAGCGACCAGCGCGCCTGGCAGTCCGAGTTCGGGTTGGCCCGCGACGTCACCGGCCTCGTGGTCGAGCGCAACGTGCTGCGCTACCGACCGCACCCCGTGACGGTGCGACTCTCCTCCGGGGCCGATCCGTCGGCGCTCGTCCGGCTCGTCGCCGCCGGTGCGCGGGCGGGGTCGACCCTGGCCATCAGCTCGGCCGTGCCGTTGCCGGCGGGTCTCGTGCACCTGTGGCGCGCCTCCTCGTCCCCGGTGCGCGTGCGCGACGTCGTCGTCGAGAGCGACGAGGCGTTCGTCGCGCGGGCCGCCGCGGGGGCGTTGCAGGGCACCACGGCCGAGGCGACCGGCCCGGACGTGCTCGACCTGCTGGCGGAGGCCGCCGGGGGCGAGCGGGCCGCCACCGACGAGGCGCGCGTCGACGACTCGAGACCGGCCCCGTCACCCGAGGCGGTCGCCGCCTACCGCGGCCTGCGCATCCGGCTGATCGGCGGAGACCCCGCCGCAGTGGCCCGGGCGCTGCAGGGCAGCCCCGACGTGACGATCTTCTCGGGCGAGGTGACCGAAGAGGGGCGGATCGAACTGCTGGCGTTCGTGCGCGAGCAGTCCGTCTCGCTGACGGCGCACCGGTACGGCCGCCTCGACCCCGCGCTGGCCGACCTGCGGCTCTGA